In Heteronotia binoei isolate CCM8104 ecotype False Entrance Well chromosome 4, APGP_CSIRO_Hbin_v1, whole genome shotgun sequence, a genomic segment contains:
- the HMGCS1 gene encoding hydroxymethylglutaryl-CoA synthase, cytoplasmic isoform X1, which produces MFCRVLPFKGDSGKVAEGVIRACSRASRCLTETPDPGMGFRPVYTTMPGSLPVNAEACWPKDVGIVALEIYFPSQYVDQAELEKFDGVDAGKYTIGLGQSKMGFCSDREDINSLCLTVVQKLMEKNSLSYNCIGRLEVGTETIIDKSKSVKTVLMQLFEESGNTDVEGIDTTNACYGGTAALFNAVNWVESSSWDGRYALVVAGDIAVYATGNARPTGGAGAVAMLVGPNAPLIFERGLRGTHMQHAYDFYKPDMVSEYPVVDGKLSIQCYLSALDRCYAVYRKKIRTQLQKEGIDKEFSLNDFGFIVFHSPYCKLVQKSVARLLLNDFLSDQTPMKENGIYSGLEAFRDVKLEDTYFDRDVEKAFMKASAEIFNQKTKASLLVSNQNGNMYTPSVYGCLASLLAQYSLQQLAGQRIGIFSYGSGFAATLYSLKVTQDATPGSSLDKITASLSDLKARLDSRKCIAPEVFAENMMLRQETHHLANYTPQCSVDDLCEGTWYLVQVDEKHRRTYARRPFLGDGPLEAGVEVVHLGLAHEHIPSPAKKVPRIPGKTDSEVVAVSLSNGEH; this is translated from the exons TGCTCTCGGGCGTCCCGGTGTCTGACGGAGACTCCGGACCCAGGGATGGGATTCCGCCCTGT CTACACCACCATGCCTGGCTCTCTTCCTGTGAATGCTGAAGCTTGCTGGCCAAAAGATGTGGGAATAGTGGCTTTGGagatctatttcccttcccagtatGTTGACCAGGCAGAGCTGGAGAAATTTGACGGCGTAGATGCAGGGAAATACACCATTGGCTTGGGCCAGTCAAAGATGGGGTTCTGCTCTGATAGAGAGGACATCAACTCACTCTGCCTCACTGTGGTGCAGAAGCTTATGGAGAAGAACAGTCTTTCTTACAACTGCATTGGGAGGCTCGAAGTTGGAACAGAGACGATCATTGACAAATCCAAATCTGTAAAGACTGTCCTGATGCAGCTGTTTGAAGAATCTGGCAACACAGATGTAGAAGGTATAGACACAACCAATGCGTGCTATGGAGGCACGGCTGCACTCTTCAATGCTGTTAACTGGGTGGAATCGAGTTCTTGGGATG GACGTTATGCACTTGTCGTTGCTGGAGATATAGCTGTGTACGCAACTGGAAATGCAAGGCCAACTGGAGGAGCTGGTGCTGTTGCAATGCTTGTGGGTCCAAATGCCCCTCTGATTTTTGAAAGAG GACTGCGTGGGACACACATGCAACATGCCTATGACTTCTATAAGCCTGATATGGTGTCTGAGTATCCTGTTGTTGATGGGAAACTGTCCATACAATGCTACCTCAGTGCATTGGATCGCTGCTATGCTGTCTATCGCAAGAAGATCCGTACTCAATTGCAAAAAG agGGAATTGACAAAGAGTTCAGCTTGAATGATTTTGGCTTCATAGTCTTTCACTCTCCATACTGCAAGCTTGTACAGAAATCTGTAGCTCGTCTGTTGCTGAATGATTTCCTTAGTGATCAGACACCGATGAAAGAAAATGGGATCTACAGTGGCCTGGAAGCTTTTAG GGATGTGAAACTGGAAGACACCTACTTTGACCGGGATGTGGAGAAAGCTTTTATGAAGGCCAGTGCTGAGATTTTCAACCAGAAAACCAAAGCTTCTTTACTCGTCTCCAATCAGAATGGGAATATGTACACGCCTTCAGTCTATGGTTGCCTGGCTTCTCTCTTAGCTCA GTACTCTCTTCAGCAACTGGCAGGGCAAAGGATTGGCATCTTCTCTTATGGCTCTGGGTTCGCTGCTACCCTGTATTCTCTCAAAGTTACCCAAGATGCAACCCCTG GTTCTTCCTTGGATAAAATAACTGCAAGCCTGTCTGATCTGAAAGCAAGACTTGACTCAAGGAAGTGTATCGCACCAGAAGTGTTTGCAGAAAACATGATGCTCCGGCAGGAGACTCATCACCTAG CCAACTATACTCCGCAATGTTCTGTGGATGATCTCTGTGAGGGAACATGGTACTTGGTACAAGTGGATGAAAAACACAGAAGAACATACGCTCGCCGCCCCTTTCTGGGTGATGGGCCATTGGAAGCAGGAGTTGAAGTTGTTCATCTGGGCCTTGCTCATGAG CATATCCCAAGCCCTGCCAAGAAGGTGCCAAGGATTCCTGGGAAAACAGACTCTGAAGTCGTTGCTGTTTCCCTTTCTAATGGGGAGCATTAA
- the HMGCS1 gene encoding hydroxymethylglutaryl-CoA synthase, cytoplasmic isoform X2 encodes MPGSLPVNAEACWPKDVGIVALEIYFPSQYVDQAELEKFDGVDAGKYTIGLGQSKMGFCSDREDINSLCLTVVQKLMEKNSLSYNCIGRLEVGTETIIDKSKSVKTVLMQLFEESGNTDVEGIDTTNACYGGTAALFNAVNWVESSSWDGRYALVVAGDIAVYATGNARPTGGAGAVAMLVGPNAPLIFERGLRGTHMQHAYDFYKPDMVSEYPVVDGKLSIQCYLSALDRCYAVYRKKIRTQLQKEGIDKEFSLNDFGFIVFHSPYCKLVQKSVARLLLNDFLSDQTPMKENGIYSGLEAFRDVKLEDTYFDRDVEKAFMKASAEIFNQKTKASLLVSNQNGNMYTPSVYGCLASLLAQYSLQQLAGQRIGIFSYGSGFAATLYSLKVTQDATPGSSLDKITASLSDLKARLDSRKCIAPEVFAENMMLRQETHHLANYTPQCSVDDLCEGTWYLVQVDEKHRRTYARRPFLGDGPLEAGVEVVHLGLAHEHIPSPAKKVPRIPGKTDSEVVAVSLSNGEH; translated from the exons ATGCCTGGCTCTCTTCCTGTGAATGCTGAAGCTTGCTGGCCAAAAGATGTGGGAATAGTGGCTTTGGagatctatttcccttcccagtatGTTGACCAGGCAGAGCTGGAGAAATTTGACGGCGTAGATGCAGGGAAATACACCATTGGCTTGGGCCAGTCAAAGATGGGGTTCTGCTCTGATAGAGAGGACATCAACTCACTCTGCCTCACTGTGGTGCAGAAGCTTATGGAGAAGAACAGTCTTTCTTACAACTGCATTGGGAGGCTCGAAGTTGGAACAGAGACGATCATTGACAAATCCAAATCTGTAAAGACTGTCCTGATGCAGCTGTTTGAAGAATCTGGCAACACAGATGTAGAAGGTATAGACACAACCAATGCGTGCTATGGAGGCACGGCTGCACTCTTCAATGCTGTTAACTGGGTGGAATCGAGTTCTTGGGATG GACGTTATGCACTTGTCGTTGCTGGAGATATAGCTGTGTACGCAACTGGAAATGCAAGGCCAACTGGAGGAGCTGGTGCTGTTGCAATGCTTGTGGGTCCAAATGCCCCTCTGATTTTTGAAAGAG GACTGCGTGGGACACACATGCAACATGCCTATGACTTCTATAAGCCTGATATGGTGTCTGAGTATCCTGTTGTTGATGGGAAACTGTCCATACAATGCTACCTCAGTGCATTGGATCGCTGCTATGCTGTCTATCGCAAGAAGATCCGTACTCAATTGCAAAAAG agGGAATTGACAAAGAGTTCAGCTTGAATGATTTTGGCTTCATAGTCTTTCACTCTCCATACTGCAAGCTTGTACAGAAATCTGTAGCTCGTCTGTTGCTGAATGATTTCCTTAGTGATCAGACACCGATGAAAGAAAATGGGATCTACAGTGGCCTGGAAGCTTTTAG GGATGTGAAACTGGAAGACACCTACTTTGACCGGGATGTGGAGAAAGCTTTTATGAAGGCCAGTGCTGAGATTTTCAACCAGAAAACCAAAGCTTCTTTACTCGTCTCCAATCAGAATGGGAATATGTACACGCCTTCAGTCTATGGTTGCCTGGCTTCTCTCTTAGCTCA GTACTCTCTTCAGCAACTGGCAGGGCAAAGGATTGGCATCTTCTCTTATGGCTCTGGGTTCGCTGCTACCCTGTATTCTCTCAAAGTTACCCAAGATGCAACCCCTG GTTCTTCCTTGGATAAAATAACTGCAAGCCTGTCTGATCTGAAAGCAAGACTTGACTCAAGGAAGTGTATCGCACCAGAAGTGTTTGCAGAAAACATGATGCTCCGGCAGGAGACTCATCACCTAG CCAACTATACTCCGCAATGTTCTGTGGATGATCTCTGTGAGGGAACATGGTACTTGGTACAAGTGGATGAAAAACACAGAAGAACATACGCTCGCCGCCCCTTTCTGGGTGATGGGCCATTGGAAGCAGGAGTTGAAGTTGTTCATCTGGGCCTTGCTCATGAG CATATCCCAAGCCCTGCCAAGAAGGTGCCAAGGATTCCTGGGAAAACAGACTCTGAAGTCGTTGCTGTTTCCCTTTCTAATGGGGAGCATTAA